The following proteins come from a genomic window of Gossypium raimondii isolate GPD5lz chromosome 5, ASM2569854v1, whole genome shotgun sequence:
- the LOC105767608 gene encoding shikimate O-hydroxycinnamoyltransferase yields MRDMEITIKESSMVYPAEETPKHRLWSSNLELLMTLHHVPTVYFFRPNGSSNFFDTRVLKEALSKVLVPFYPMAGRLGRDENGRIEIVCNGKGALFLEAETDYVIDDLIGDTMINSSELWRLVPKVDYFADISSYPLILVQVTRFKCGGVGFGIGIQHTLADGPTSVHFINSLAEMARGLPLSTRPCIDRSLLLARVPPTPTFHHVEYDPPLSMAATKGPRSDPETTVSVFKLTRDQLNTLKAKANKNSDGGVYSTYNSLAAHIWRCVNKARCLLDDQATKLYIPIDGRSRLRPPLPPGYLGNVIFMSATIASHGDIQCESFSDTAKRIQNILRRTDDEYLKSAIDYMEKEPNIKAPVRGARGFQCPNLSINSWMWLPLYDADFGWGRPIWLGPAKVSQDGKTYILPSPANDGSLSVMSCLDTSHMKIFGQLFYEF; encoded by the exons ATGAGAGATATGGAGATTACCATAAAAGAGTCGAGCATGGTGTATCCAGCTGAGGAGACACCAAAGCATCGGCTATGGAGCTCAAACTTAGAACTATTGATGACACTGCATCATGTCCCTACTGTTTACTTCTTCAGACCAAACGGTTCTTCCAATTTCTTCGACACTCGTGTGCTTAAGGAAGCTTTGAGCAAGGTTCTTGTTCCATTCTACCCCATGGCTGGGAGATTGGGAAGGGACGAAAATGGAAGGATCGAGATAGTCTGCAATGGAAAAGGAGCTTTATTCTTAGAAGCTGAAACTGATTATGTAATCGATGACTTGATTGGCGATACCATGATAAATAGCTCAGAGCTTTGGCGATTAGTTCCAAAAGTTGATTATTTTGCTGATATTTCGTCATATCCTCTCATTCTAGTACAG GTGACAAGGTTTAAGTGTGGAGGAGTTGGCTTTGGGATTGGAATACAACATACTTTAGCAGATGGTCCAACTTCGGTTCATTTCATCAACAGTTTGGCTGAAATGGCTCGAGGGCTGCCACTTAGCACTCGGCCTTGCATAGATAGGTCACTGCTTCTAGCTCGAGTTCCACCAACTCCAACTTTTCACCATGTTGAGTATGACCCACCTCTTTCCATGGCCGCTACTAAAGGACCCCGATCGGATCCTGAAACTACTGTCTCCGTTTTCAAACTCACTCGTGATCAACTCAACACTTTGAAAGCCAAGGCAAACAAAAACAGCGATGGTGGTGTTTACAGTACCTACAACAGCCTCGCAGCACACATATGGCGTTGTGTGAATAAGGCCCGATGCCTCCTTGATGATCAAGCAACTAAGTTGTACATTCCGATTGATGGACGATCTCGATTGCGACCTCCTCTCCCACCTGGTTATCTTGGCAATGTAATTTTTATGTCTGCCACGATAGCTTCACATGGTGATATACAATGTGAGTCGTTTTCGGATACAGCAAAGAGAATCCAGAACATATTGAGGCGAACAGACGATGAATATTTAAAGTCAGCTATTGATTACATGGAAAAAGAACCTAATATAAAGGCTCCAGTCCGAGGAGCAAGGGGGTTTCAGTGCCCCAATCTGAGTATCAACAGTTGGATGTGGTTGCCTCTCTATGATGCAGATTTCGGATGGGGTCGTCCCATATGGTTAGGACCAGCCAAAGTGTCCCAAGATGGGAAGACATATATACTACCAAGTCCGGCTAACGATGGGAGCTTGTCTGTTATGTCATGCTTGGATACttctcatatgaaaatttttgggCAGCTTTTTTACGAGTTCTAG